The window CCAGATGCGCCCAGTACCTGCTCCAAAATGGGCAGCCCGGGGGGCACTGAGAGCATAGCCACAGCCCAGCTGCCTGCAGACGACGTGGGCATCGCGCAAGTCCCAGGCATCATCACATACAGTGCCCCATGTGCCCTGATAGAACACTTCAACACGCCCAGCACAGCGGCCCTTACCCTCTGCCAACCGTATGCGCAAGCTCCCTGCAGAGAGGAGAGACCCAGTCAGGGCACACTGGACTACATGAGCAAAGCAGAAACccaaggtgggggaggggggaggagatgACACCCCACACTCACACTCACCTGAGCATACCACACCCGCATCCTGCAAAGTCCCCGCAGTCACCAGCTGAGACACGGACACATTGCACCGGCTCAGGTGTGTCTCAGAGCCCAAGCACCGCACCAGGCTCAGCCCCACAGGGACTGTCTTGTGGCCCGGTGCTGAAGCGTCATAGGCTCGCTGTGCCTCTCCGCATCCCAGCTGCCGGCACACCACAGCAGCATCACGCAGGTCCCAGGCATTGTCCAGCACACGCCCCCACACACCATCCCGGAAGATTTCCACTCGTCCATCGCAATGGCTCTGTCCATCCCTCAGCCGCAGGGCGTCCTGGAGACCtgacagagagaaactctgaaggGCAGAGGACCAGTGCATCGAAGAGCCTCACCTATCCCCATCCTCCCAACCCTTTCCCGCCTCTGTCCATCAGTCCTGCTTACCTTCTCCTTCACAGTCTCATGATTGCCTGCACTCACCTGAGCAGATAACAGAGGCTGGATTTTCCACAGTGCATGCCTGGGCCCCTAGGGTGCTTGCTGGGCAGCTCAGCAAGTGGGGTTCTGTCCCCACACAGCGAAACACATCTGTCCAGATAGGTTCCCTCACATTTCCAAAGTGGCTTCCGTAGGGTATGGCCACCGCACGGCCACAGTTGAGCTGGTGGCAGAGCACCATGGCATCTGCTAAGTCCCAGTGGGCAGCACAGAGGGGCAGCCAGTTCTCCTTTACCCGAAGCTCCACACGGCCCTCACAGCGGCCGCTGCCATTGACCAGCCGGAACTCTAAGGGAGAGCTGGAATCAGTGAAATCTCCACATCCCAGAGCTGCGGACACCCACGTTCAGTGTGAGTTTCTTACACACAGGACACGTGCAAACTGGTCACACACAGACTAAGCAGGAGAGTGTCTTTGCAGAGTGCTGCTATTAAAGGTAGGCTAAGTAGCTCCTGAGCCCCGGCCCTACACAACTCCATCCCCTTCTCCCCAAACCCTCACATCCACGACACCTCTACCCTTCCTAACTCAGGGATCATGCTAGGGAAACTAGAAGCATCAAATTTCTTGAAATTGAATATGGGACATCTCTAGTGTGATGATGCCTTTAACGTTGGCTACACACAAACAGATATGAACACTAGACAATTATGTGGCCTGGATACCAGGCAATATAATACAACAGAGAATTAACCTACAGACTAAGAGAAGAATAGTTTTTTCTGATCACTAAAAGAAATCTCTCTGTGTTGCCTCAATAACCATTTTACCTATGAAAAGAAGTTCCAAAAGCGACATACCACACAATTCTAAGCACACGGTATTTAATCTGCTTCATGAAACCATAAAAAGAACTGGAAAATGTGAGGACTATGTGCAATGTCTCTGTAAACTGAATCTCAACAACTTGTCAGGAATGATGAAACgaaccaaaaagaaaattgtgTGGCCCAATTGATATGACTGCAGGGATTTAAGGGTAGACATGGGCAGAACAGAAGAATCAAGGAACATAATGATAGACCCACTGATGTTATCCCAAATGAACAGTGGCCTGGAGACCTTTGGGGTACCCCTAAGCAGATAAGCATGTCTATAAAGAACGTACTTTAAAGAAAGGATAGAACCAATCTcggtttgtttaaaaaaaaaaatactgaattttaTTCAGTATCTAAAGCTACACATGCAATATGAGGCTTCCTAGGAAAACCAGGAATAGAATGACCACACAGGTCAATAATCCCACTTCTGGTCATCTAGCCAAAGGCACGCAAAAGAGCATGTGGAAGAGACAAAGGCCCTTATGTGTTTATTTCAGCACTATCCACAGTGGGACATGGAGTCGACTTAGGTATCCCTTAAAGAGTGACTCGGTAAGGAAAGCATGGTGTGTGATAATGTGAATAGCTATGGGCCCCATAGACACATGCATTTGAATACTTgcccataggaagtggcactattcaAAGGTTTGGCCTTGTTGATGTAGctatgatcttgttggaggaagtgtgtcactgtgggggtaggttttgaggtctcctatgctcaaactaCTCCCAatgacacagttcacttcctgttgcctggggatcaagacatagaactctcagctccttctccagtaccatgtctgcctgcatgctgccatgtcccaccatgataatggactaaacttttgAAGCTGTCAGAcacccccaattaaatactttcctctATAGGAGTTACCATAGTCATgctgtctcatcacagcaatagaaactctaattaaGACAGTGTGTATGAACAAGATGATAGGTATGTCAGCCACTGGGAAGACTGAACTCTGCCATTTGGAGGAAAATGCATAGAAAAGAAgatgttaagcaaaataaatcagTCACCAGGTGACACAAAACACAAATTCTCATCTTCATGAGGAAGATGCTGATAGAACAGGACAGAATCACATACTGGTTACCAGAGCCAAGAAGGGAGGTTGGGGAGTTGAGGGAGAACAGTTAAATGTGTTATGGAACAACCGGACTTATAATGCTCTCTAATGTGGCTGACCACAACTTGTGGAATATTTCAAAATAGTTAGAGGATAAGGTGTTGAATGTTCTCAACAAAAAAGTCATGTCTGAGATGACAGATATGCCAGTTACCCAGACCTGACCAGTGCACATTATAACATGAATTACCATGTCAGACTGCACCCCTTAAATACAGACACTAAGTACATGTTAATTAAACACAGGAAATATTTTACACATATTACACACAGAATACACATCTTAAAAGATAAATTGCACAAGACCTACATTGAGGGGAGCAGGCCTCCTTGGACTTGTAAAGCTTTAGATGTGACACCAAAGAACAAGACAAGCAGAAAACTGGTTGGAATGAAACAAAGTTGATCTGTGTATAGAAAAGGACCTCATCACTAAGGAAACAACACACATGGCGGGGCTGTGAGCCATGTATTACCGAGGCCTGCAGTAGAGAACATGTGGAACCATCAGTACTACCCCCAAACTAATCCTTGTTCTGTGACAGAGCTGTGCAGTCATTTTCCCAAAGGTGAAAAAGGAAAGCAGAcacaagagaggagagaaacatGAATAAGAGACCATGGAACTTCTAGGACAGGAGAGAACGCAAGTCCTGAGCACCCGCCCACAGCTGTCCATCCACAgtcatcacagtccatcactcaGATTACTGATCCTGCTAACACAACCCAACACCCTTCTAGGTTGTGCTGACTCACTTTCCCCTGAGCAGGTTAATGCAGCATCTCGATCATGGCCACACTGGTGTCCAGGCTCCCTCTGGCAATGGAACAGCAGTGATTCATTGCCCACACAGCGAAAGGCCTCTGTCCACACTGGCCCTGATCCACGGCCAAATTGGGAACTCTCAAGTATGGATACAGCAGCGCCACATCCCAGCTCCTGACAAACCACGTGGGCCATGGGCAGGTCCAGGTCATCATAGCAGACAGAGCCCCAGGTAAGTCCTCGAAGAACCTCCAGGCGTCCTTCACAGGGGTGTGTGCCACCCAGCAGCCGGGCCTCCACGTGACCTGAAGACAAACACTAAATGAAGCAAATGTGGTGAAGGTAGGGTTCCTGCAGGTCACTGGAGTGAAGTGATGGCTGCCACCCAGTCCCCCAGTGAGGAATGGTATAGGAGGGCAGGGACAGCCTCCCTTGATCCTGGCACAGTGGCCCACAAGGCAACTTCTGAGGTCTACACAAGGATGTTGAAACTGCTCCTCATACCTCACTTGGAAACTGGAACCCACACAGATTCTGACCATAAATATTCTCCTAGTATTTTTGCTTCTAGAGAGACATGGTCCCCATGTCATCACAAGCAAGGCAAATGGGCTCTACCCCAATAGCTCCTCAAACCCAGAGTGCAGACTAGACAGGAGCTATGGGCAGAATATACAGTGCAACACCCTGGGACACCCTGGGACCACCCTGAATCACCTCTCAGGAGAAATGGTGACAAACACTTCAGAGGAGAGAATACTATTGACTCTATGTTTGGAAACAGATAAATCTCCTTTGTCCTTCTCGAGATATCCAACATCTAGACTAAAATGCTCAGGGTGAAGCGTCCCTACCTCTGCTCGTTACCTGTTGCATTGGTTGGAGGGTAccagtgtctctgcctcctatttAGAGTCATATCACTCCAATTCAGAGTGCTAGTGCCCTGGCGCCTGAGACCATAAGCACCCTGAGTGTCTGCCCCACATCAGGGCACTCATCTGTCACTCATAGCAGGAACTCATCCTCTGTGCCAGGGCCCAGACAGCACCATCAGTCTGATGCCTCCAGCAGTCAGAGCAATACAGCTCCAGATATGAGAAGGTCAAGGATCCTCCACCTAACAAGGTCACAGAGGCTGCAGCTATTAAGTCCAGAACCAGGTAGGACAGCAAGAACCTTTCTCTGCCTCAAATAGAAACTCTGAACACCTGAACACTTCTAAGATCAATATATCATCAATAGACAGACATTCAATTGCTCATAATGGCTCACCATTAAGTAGACGTATGTGCCATGTTTGAAATGGTGGCATCATATCTACTTACTCAATTATTTTTATACCAACCTCATTGTACGGACTTTCTTGTGTGGCTACCTTGTAGGCAGGCATGTTTCCATAGGGAGTTGTGCATCCCTGATGGCTATACATAGGACAAGTATTCAGATATGGGGATGCAATTGAATGTCAGGAGGAAACACAATACACCCTGTTTAACTTTGCCCTGTGAGTTTGCATCTGGTTTTCTGCAAAGAAACCTCTCAATAAATCCACACCATTTGGTTTCACACATTTGATTCTAAGAGGTGGAGTATGCAATGATCTCCATTTCCTTCATCTGAATTGATTTGTTCGTGTGCAACACTAATGATCTTAGCAGGGTTTGGTTATAAACTGATATGCACATATTtaacaattataattaaaaaataggaaATCAGGAATCTGAGAAAGAGTGGAAAGGACATGATgaatagaaaggaaagggaagaattatataaatacagaactcatacatgaaattctcaaaacataTTACAAAGAATACTAGGGTGTGTGCCAATAAAATAATTAGCCTTAGTGTCAAGTAGGCAATTCCCACCTCTCTTCTTGTTCTCCGTTACCATCTCTTCATTCTCACTGTGCTCGctagttttacatcaacttgacacaagctagagtcctcaAAGAGAAAGGagtctcagctgaggaaatgcctccagaagatttGGCTGTGGCAAGCCTGTTGAgcgttttcttaattattgattgatgtgggagggtccaggtcattgtgggtggggccatccctgggctgatagCCCTGGTTTCtgtaataaagcaggctgagccagccactggaagcaagccagtaagcaacacctctccacagcctctgtatcaattcctgcttccaggttcctgaccCTGCTTGAATAGGAACCGCTCTCACTACTTTTGATGATAAACtgttatatggaactgtgagtgaaagaAAGCCTTCtttccccaagttacttttgatcgtggtgtcttatcacaacaatagCAACCCTAAGACACTTTGCATCTGCCTCTCAGGTTCCCATCCTCACAACTGAACTCCGTTCAGTAGAAACTCCAACTCTTGGTAGAGTCCTTAGGTCCTCTAATTCTACGGTCACTGTCCTTCCAGATACATCAATTATCCTACTGCAGCCCTCCTTCAGGATCCACTGCTCCAACCACACTACCAACCCCCTGGGGTCCTCACAGCTTGCGTGGGCAGGATCCCCCTCGCTCTTCCCCAAAGGCCCCTTCAGACTTCCCTCCAAATCATCTAGCCCTCTTAGCACCACCTGACCTGAAGAAGCACTCTCTACCAAGAGACCTGCGGTCACTACACTTTCCTAAGATCCAGaaggaacaacaaaaacaaaagaatggaacACACACCCAATGAAGACATAACCAGAAAACAAGCCCTAGAATCAACCCATTCATCAACTCCAGATGCCTATACCCCAGcacagaaactcaaacatgaACAGCCATGGCAATAGGCTTCCAAGGAACCCAGTTACTTCATTAAAGTAAGCCAAGAAAAATGCAATATAGATGAAgcatttgacaagaacttcaagtagCAACTGCAAATATGTCCAAGGACCTTCAAGAGGTTATGAATAAATTTCTGAATGAAGgccatgaaaacacaaagaaacagttGGGTGAAATGATAAAAAGAGTTCAagacaagaaagtaaaaataaactcacTAAAGAAACCCCAAACTTAAATAAAATTGGGACTGAAAAATTtaggaaaccaaacaaaaacttcaaaGGGAAGCCTCACCAATGGAGTATAAGGTGTGAAAAGAGAATTTCAGGtctcaaagatagatagatatggacaCCTCAGTCAAAGAAAGtgctaaatctttttttttttttaaaaaaaaggaaaactaaataGAAGAGCTAGGGAAGAACATGAAGcactcattaaagaaaaaaatccacccaGAGAACATTACAACTCTAAATAtttgtacacacaaaataaaaaaggaacccAAGTTCACAAAAGAAACAGTACCACAactaaaatcacatattgaccctcacacattGAAACAGGGAGATTTCAATACCTACTCTCACCTACAGGCAGGTCATCCAAACAAATCCTGAACAGAGAAATGCTAGAGTTAAACAATTTCATAAAAATGTACCTAATAGGCATCTGGATAAACTAATGATGCAACCACTCCATGGTATGGGAAGGTTTTATTGCAGATGTGAGAGAGAGAACAGTCAGAAGAATCCGGGAGAGTCCACAGCAGAAGACTGGACATGGCCAGGGCTATTCTCAAGAGGAGGGAGAGTAGCAGGGCGTAGACAACAGAGAAAACAGTGACAATGGCAGGGGCAGAGCACAGAGAGACGAGTCAGAAGAGGTGGGCTGTAAGCAAGAGTGACTGCGGAAAGAAACTGGCCAGAGACTGATGCAGGGGCTTTGAAATGTATAGCAAACATTTGTGAGTAGGGATTGAGGgggcctggaggccagcatggaccTTGATTACCTGATGGGTACCTCGGTATATGTTAACTGGAGAGCCATATGCCCATTTTGCCTGAGGAAAGGAGAATGACTTCTTTTGGTAGACAGAATATAACTTTGCAAGTTCCAGAGGAATTCTGGCTTTTATCTAACCACCAGAAATCCTCCAATAGTTCAAGTTGAGCCCATTTCTGGATATTTGGGCTGCCTTTTTGGAGTTTGGGAGATTGGAGTTTTTGGGGGGCCTGACAACatatacagaacatttcaccccagcacaaaagaatatattttcttttcagcaGCTCATTGGCCTTTCTCCAAAACTTACTACATACTAGggcacaaagcaagtctcaacagatattaaaaattgaaataaaactttGTATCCTATCTGACCATTATGAATCATGACTTAAGTATCAGCAACAATAGAAGCAAAAAAAgtacacaaactcatggaaattgagcaACTCACTGCTGAATGAAAGAAATGGGtcaatacaaaaatcaataagagaattttagaaatgaataaaagtgaaaacacaacatactcaaacctataggACACAATGAAGGCAAGTTTATAGCACTTAGTGTCCACActaaaaaactggagagatagcatGTTGTAACTTAGTGACACACTGCAAGCtgtagaaaacaagaagaaataacacacaaaaaagaatagATGGGAAGAAATAGCCAAACTTAGgtttgaaattaatgaaatagaaacaaacaagcaaacaaaaaacatcagAAATAATCAATGAAATGAAAAGTTGATTCTTTGAGGAAAAAAAGTAAGATTAACAAACCTTGGGCAAAATTAACTATACGAAATCAAAAAAAtccaattttaataaaattagagatgaaaaggagAACATTACAATTAGATACCAAGGAGATTCAGAGTCCATCAGCTCCAAGGTCCAAGCTGGAAAGAAATCCTGGGCAGCGCAGCACCAACAACAGATTTGCTCCCAGAGGGATCTCCCAATGGCTCCCGGTAGCGGTGTGGAATGATGTCGACTATGACATAACTAAGGTTCCGTTGACCTTGTACTGTAGGGCAGATGCCTGATCCCATTTCCTCATATAGAGACACCCACTCTCCACACTGACACACTCATCATAGGGCATTCCTACCTGTGCACACCACCTGGGTGTAAGATACAAGGTCACACTGCTCCGCAAAGTTCACATTGATCTTGCAGAAGGAAATGTTAGGCTCCGTGCCTTGGCAAGACACGAATTTCTGGTCTTGACTTCCAGCCCCTGCTGCTTGGTGAGCTCTGGACCACTGCAGAGCGGTGCCGCACTCCAGGTCTCTGCACAGGacacttgcctcttccttctgcaggTCACACTTCAGGATGGGGACAGACCCACTCAACAACTCGGGAGACCCAGCACACGGACTGCCACCTCCGGCCAGTATGACTTGCTGAAAGCTTGCACCTGGTGACACAGGAGAAAAACCCACTCCTATAAGCCGCTGCCAAGAGAGCATGATCAGGGTCTGCAGACTGGCATTTTTAGTTTGAAGCAAGTGCTCAGGATCCCTGGTGGTGTTGCTAACTTTTACTGCTACCCCAGAAGAACAGGCCATCAGAGCCCATCCTCCCAGAATACTGTTGCAGACAGGGCGTGCACGGGAGAGACAGCAACTCACAGGAGAGCTTGGGACAGGGCTCGTTCCTCACAACCTGTCCTGTCCCCCTGACTTAAGTTGTGTCTGCTGCAGTGACAGTGTACAGGGACCCCTAGATGTTCCCTGAGGTAATCTAGGTACATCTGTGATATTCAAAGCCAATggctgacttaaaaaaaaaatacaggaaaaaaagtTATTGAGAAGGGGAATAAGAAGAGTGAGAACTGGTCTTCTTTAGAACAGAGAAGGTAAGCTTCCCCCATGGTCTCTCACCATGGGACTCTCTGGGGGCAAGAGGCTCCCACCTGACCACACCCCTCCTCGCCTGGACACTTACCTCAGTGCCTCTAGCTCCAAGGCAGGAAAGGAGACCAGGGGAGACTAGGGATTTGAGTAGCCCCCGTCTGACTCACCTGCGCAGTTAATTGACACCACACATTGGCACTTGCAGTCACCGAGGGGCCCCCAGGTCCCTAGAGAACAATTCCAGAGGGTGGCCTCCACACCGCTACAGTTGGTACCATACAGCCAGGGTGCCTTCATCTCTTCAGGCCTCAGAATATACTGGTAGGTAGAGCGTGCATGACTGCAACCAAGCTGCCTGCAGGTCACAGAAGCTTCCTGCATGCCCCAGTGGTCACCACACACGAGGCCTTGATGCCCGCCGTGCTCCACTTGCAGACGGCCATCACATTGGTCTGTACCATCTATGAGATTCAGGGCATCCTCCCCAGTCAGTCCTTCCGGGATAAGACGTGAGTCAGATGGAGAAAATACTGGGTGGGGATTTCATTCCAAGTTTTTCTTGACTAGAAAACTCACTCATCTTCACTGTCTACCAGTTACTCCCTCTTTTTTTAGATTCCCTCACTATGAATATTCTGAATTATCACAGAAACATCACAGAATCAAGATGGTTGTTTTAGCAAAACAGAAACTAGCAGAAACTAACGCAAAGAAATAAGGCATCAGACATCACCAGCACTATGCTACCGCTGACCTCCGTTGCCAATGTTTTGCACACCTGTGTCCCTGACAAGTGGTAAACAGCAGCTTCCACTCACCAGTAGGGAGGGTCCAGCAGGTCAGCAATAGGGGAAACAGAACCAGAGAAGATGCTGCCATTCTGGATCCCAGGGCAGGGTCAGCTCCCCAAACTGATAGTCTCAGTATAGGTGTTTGTTCTGCCTCCAGGCAAAAGGTGGGCTCTAATCTACAGTGATGCTGTTCTAGAGCCAGAGCCTGTAATCACCCTGGGAGCCTCCCCTACATCAGAGCTGGCATCTGTAACCCAACGAAGGCTTTCTCTCACTGTGCCACACCAGTAGTGTGCTTCCTGCAGCTGGTACCCAGTGCAACCCCAAGTGGAAGGGGGCCAAGAAGCCTCCCAGCAAGTTCTCAATGGCTGTGGCTCATGAAACTGGAGTCAAGCAAGACAGTAAGTATCTTTCCCTCCCTCAAATAGAAGATCTGGACAAGGACTGAAATCTTTCCAATATTGGTTAGTCATTAGTAAATAGACTTGAAAATTTCATCACATCACATTTTTCAGGGCCCCTACGAGTTCACTCCACCAGAGGTGACAGAAATGCCTACACATCCAGCTAACAAACGAAAGGTTATTTGGAAACTTGCCAACTGCATGAAAGAAGCTGGAGCCACTGCCGACAAGGTGCTCAGGAGGTTTGTGGAGCTGCTGGGTGGGAAAGAACGAGAAGTATGAGGAGGGAGACAGGCAAGAGAAGTAAAGTGGATGTCCACTCCCAGGAGGAGACAGGACCCAGCCATGTGGAGACAGACAAGAGGGCAACCCTCTTCTAACTGGGAATCCTCAGCAAAACCCCAGGCTCTTGACTGAGCTATCATATCCTGGTCAGCAATTCCCATCCGACATGCCATTGTCCTAACGTCATGTTTAACAGTGCTTAATAGTTCAGGAAAATTGGGACCAAGACTCTTGGAAGAACCTTTATGAATCAGGCCCCATGGCAGTTCATTCGCCCAAAACACGAAAGGTTCTGTTCTCTGCTGTAACACGATCTGAGGGTTGATGTTATAACTGAATGCCAGAAGCCAAGCTCTGCCAGGACTTCATGCGGGCACATGCTTATAAGACAACAGATGCTAACACAAACGTGCAAGCTGGTCCACATGGCACAGGGAGAGGACACCAGGAAACACACTTCCCAGACAGGTTGTGTGGGAGAGGAAAGTAGACGTATTTTTCATAGAGTTCTCATTCAATGAGAAGATCACACACAGGGGTCATTAGAGGGAAGATGCAGACAGAGTGTGACCATGGGTTGGTCTCATGGGAATTGTAGTCCAAGAATACTCTGGCCATGGAGGATGGGATTCTGAATAAATATGACCACAAGTGATCTGAAAATATTGGATTGCGTTGGCCACCATTCATCCTCTGGTGTGTGCTGGACAAAAGACACGGTAGACAGACAAATTCTAAAGCCTCGGTTGTATGAACAGGCCACTGAGCTTGGAAAGGCCATGCCTAGAGGCTGCAAGAAGGTCAACACCAGGCTACATCAGGAGTCAGCCTCTCctccaaaggaaaagaagggTGAGTGGGAAGCATTCTACACCTGCAGAGCCCACTCATATCAGGACTTTGCAGGACAAACACTGCTGTAAGCTCAGCCACTCTCCCTGGTGCCTGCAGTTTCCCCTGCATGCTGAGACCCACCATGGAGGGATCAGACACTGAGAGCATAAATGCCAAGGCAACCTTATACATTGAGTACAGAATTTACACCAGACCAGAAAGACTGTAAGGAAAAACTGTGGCATGAGAACAAGACGACCATTATAAACTGTCAGTTCACCAACAATAAGGACAATGTTCAGCACATAGACAAGAGAACCTTGGGAAATCGAGACAGAATTTGCTGAGGTAGATGGGAGTATGTACAGCACAGCAATAGCGATCGTAATAGCGATCGGAGGCTTAGAAAGCTCCTGTCGCAGTAACAGAACAACAGGGAGTGTggtcaggaaggagagaactgcagCAACCCTCACAACCAGTTGAGGTTGGTTGGCACACAGAAGACTTCCCAGCATGAATCACATGCTAGACCAAATAACAAatctcaataaaattaaaacctggttaaaatggggaaaaaagaacattttaaacataatgaaaaaaacaaattgaTAACAGAAAGATAAGtgagaagaaatatatatttttttcaaaataaccCAGACAACtaattagaaaaaataatcaaaccatggggctggagaaataactcagtggttaaaagcacttcctGTTTTTGCAAAGACATGTGTCccgttcccaacacccacatcagacagctcc of the Chionomys nivalis chromosome 8, mChiNiv1.1, whole genome shotgun sequence genome contains:
- the Scart1 gene encoding scavenger receptor cysteine-rich domain-containing protein SCART1 is translated as MAASSLVLFPLLLTCWTLPTGLTGEDALNLIDGTDQCDGRLQVEHGGHQGLVCGDHWGMQEASVTCRQLGCSHARSTYQYILRPEEMKAPWLYGTNCSGVEATLWNCSLGTWGPLGDCKCQCVVSINCAGASFQQVILAGGGSPCAGSPELLSGSVPILKCDLQKEEASVLCRDLECGTALQWSRAHQAAGAGSQDQKFVSCQGTEPNISFCKINVNFAEQCDLVSYTQVVCTGHVEARLLGGTHPCEGRLEVLRGLTWGSVCYDDLDLPMAHVVCQELGCGAAVSILESSQFGRGSGPVWTEAFRCVGNESLLFHCQREPGHQCGHDRDAALTCSGEKFRLVNGSGRCEGRVELRVKENWLPLCAAHWDLADAMVLCHQLNCGRAVAIPYGSHFGNVREPIWTDVFRCVGTEPHLLSCPASTLGAQACTVENPASVICSGLQDALRLRDGQSHCDGRVEIFRDGVWGRVLDNAWDLRDAAVVCRQLGCGEAQRAYDASAPGHKTVPVGLSLVRCLGSETHLSRCNVSVSQLVTAGTLQDAGVVCSGSLRIRLAEGKGRCAGRVEVFYQGTWGTVCDDAWDLRDAHVVCRQLGCGYALSAPRAAHFGAGTGRIWMDELGCLGEEAALWECLSGGWGQQDCGHKEDAGVVCSEFTDIRLQEHSQACTGRLEVFYNGTWGGVCQSLNAASLRVLCGQLGCGSQGQLLARPRSLSTLETVWLKSIQCRDKHDRSLWQCPSEPWNRHSCLSGEEAWLVCTEKTEVSQDMGQVPNCSSALNCPEEGALRVFGGEDGCSGRVEFWHAGSWGTVCDDSWDLADAEVVCRQLGCGPAIAALHNAAFGPGSGPIWLDEVGCRGTETSLGACQVEPWGYGDCSHKEDAGVRCLDISGTVTSGNSLASSPPVPEVWTLPEIASLVLSCLLGIVFLVLAAKWCHSRVISMGLGAMGQLSSDAVYEYIETVPMEEGAEESAASQGLAQDEDYDDAEEPENSPAEDVEVGYH